The following coding sequences are from one Schizosaccharomyces osmophilus chromosome 1, complete sequence window:
- the rio1 gene encoding protein kinase, RIO family Rio1, translated as MLEKGEEPYQEAANGEEHYEEFSEDSENAQYENLDEIDWVLASSDYASSNAAGSASAGVQATAQPNSKVKVAKGQDRVSTLSRYMDNMDVKDHFDGSEKANTKDKSDRATSEQVLDPRTRIILLKLINNGTISEMNGCISTGKEANVYHAVNEEGKHLAVKIFKTSILVFKDRDRYVSGEFRFRHGYNKRNPRKMVRVWAEKEIRNLKRVYSAGIPSPEPLLLKHHVLVMSFLGDKKGWPYPKLKDVDVTAAEATKLYGMVARYMRTMYQVCHLVHADLSEYNMLYHKGKIYLIDVSQSVEHDHPGSFEFLRMDILNVTSFFKRFDADCLSLPSLFKFVTENGSVEKQDMKNRLEELREGDPDSDDDHEEEFLKTYVPRTLEEVYDVDRDTQLVEEGRGESLVYRHLLNTGIKESNEKDANTSHPNNDPTSASESEASDASDSDDENNINSFEGDKYVRRDNGGHEKESAEEKRTRKQKVKGEKAEKRKTKISKYEKKRKVKQGGRKK; from the exons ATGCtagaaaaaggagaagaacCCTACCAAGAAGCTGCAAACGGTGAAGAGCATTACGAGGAATTCAGTGAGGATTCGGAGAACGCACAGTATGAAAATCTCGACGAAATTGACTGGGTATTAGCTTCCTCTG ACTATGCTTCTTCAAACGCTGCTGGTTCTGCTTCAGCTGGGGTACAAGCAACAGCACAACCAAATagtaaagtaaaagtaGCGAAGGGACAGGATCGCGTTTCAACGCTGAGCCGTTATATGGATAATATGGATGTAAAAGACCATTTCGATGGAAGTG aaaaagccaACACAAAGGACAAAAGCGACAGAGCTACATCTGAACAAGTCCTGGATCCTCGAACTCGAATCATTCTGTTAAAATTGATTAATAATGGAACCATTTCGGAAATGAATGGCTGTATCAGTACCGGTAAAGAGGCAAATGTTTATCATGCTGTAAACGAGGAAGGGAAACACCTCGCTgtcaaaatcttcaaaacCTCAATTCTTGTATTCAAAGACAGAGACCGTTATGTATCTGGTGAGTTTCGTTTTCGCCATGGCTACAATAAGAgaaatccaagaaaaatggTGAGAGTTTGGGcggaaaaagaaatcagaAACTTGAAGCGAGTGTATTCGGCGGGTATTCCTTCTCCCGAACCTCTTTTATTAAAGCATCATGTTTTGGTAATGTCCTTTCTAGGTGACAAGAAGGGTTGGCCTTATCCTAAATTAAAGGATGTGGATGTCACAGCCGCGGAGGCTACAAAGCTCTATGGTATGGTTGCGAGATACATGCGTACAATGTATCAAGTTTGCCATCTTGTCCATGCCGATTTGTCAGAGTACAATATGCTTTATcacaaaggaaaaatatatttGATTGACGTTTCTCAATCTGTTGAGCACGATCACCCTGgaagttttgaatttttgcGGATGGATATTTTAAACGTTACCTCATTTTTCAAGCGTTTCGACGCAGATTGCTTGTCCTTGCCAAGTCTATTCAAGTTTGTCACAGAAAATGGCAGCGTTGAGAAACAAGATATGAAAAACCGTTTGGAAGAGCTTAGGGAAGGAGATCCCGATTCCGATGATGATcacgaagaagaatttctGAAAACATACGTACCACGGACCTTAGAAGAAGTTTACGATGTTGATCGTGATACTCAATTGGTAGAGGAGGGACGTGGAGAAAGTTTAGTATATAGACACTTATTGAATACAGGtataaaggaaagcaaTGAAAAGGATGCGAATACTTCCCATCCTAACAATGACCCAACTTCCGCCTCAGAAAGCGAAGCCTCAGATGCATCTGATTCAgatgatgaaaacaatatcaattcttttgaaggagaTAAATATGTCAGGAGAGATAACGGTGGtcatgaaaaagaaagtgcGGAGGAAAAACGCACTCGCAAACAGAAAgtaaaaggagaaaaagcggagaaaaggaaaacgaaaatatcAAAGTATGAGAAAAAGCGTAAAGTAAAACAGGGAGGTCGCAAAAAATAA
- the atg17 gene encoding autophagy associated protein kinase activator Atg17 has protein sequence MDLLKQWTEQAKEALTEARQLCGDAYEYNEAAKNCLKISAKQHQQLSELAKLTASQCARLDSSTSLIKQLLNLVQNHPTFGQLNDLHDRLEKSLKRLRECVLDPALGSEYPNLYSFVDDTSLEDLKTRLRGVTDGVWNAYEKLSGLLEEDICEQYHVRLGSIPLDFLPPVNNDLAESLADLLLQVAQHFDQCSEALTIYVGLSDVEKKELTEILRNDSNHVPAVLEDLRTGLEETKAYHLTVLEYQRTVDASAKRLEELAEELNKNQLTNRRHEAAHELMSAHTGLEIPQLAQELIQLERHYNHFAKAYHLLLQEIHRRQAYEKRVRSVVDNLVYKLEQEQQTETKSRIDFCTQYGDYLPQTLWNAVTDPPLHFEIIEHQYTELPNVKIPADKKVKKDKTSNNH, from the coding sequence ATGGACTTGTTGAAGCAATGGACCGAGCAAGCTAAAGAGGCCCTTACGGAAGCTCGTCAACTTTGTGGTGATGCCTATGAATACAATGAAGCTGCGAAAAACTGCCTGAAGATCTCTGCTAAGCAGCATCAACAACTAAGTGAATTAGCAAAATTAACAGCCTCGCAGTGCGCCAGACTCGACTCTTCTACTTCTTTGATAAAGCAACTTTTAAATCTCGTACAGAATCATCCAACATTTGGGCAATTGAACGATCTCCATGATCGTTTAGAAAAGTCCTTGAAAAGACTTCGAGAATGTGTTTTAGATCCAGCTTTAGGAAGTGAATATCCTAATCTCTATTCGTTTGTCGATGACACTTCTCtggaagatttgaagaCAAGGCTTCGGGGAGTCACAGATGGTGTATGGAATGCGTATGAAAAGCTCTCTGGATTGTTGGAAGAAGACATATGTGAACAATACCATGTTCGCCTTGGATCCATTCCTTTGGACTTTTTACCTCCAGTAAATAATGATTTAGCCGAATCTTTGGCtgatttgcttcttcagGTAGCACAACATTTCGACCAGTGTTCTGAAGCTTTGACAATATATGTTGGCCTTTCtgatgttgaaaaaaaagaattgactGAGATTTTACGAAACGATTCAAATCATGTTCCTGCCGTGCTGGAAGATCTTCGAACTGGCCTTGAAGAAACGAAGGCTTACCATTTGACTGTTTTGGAATATCAGCGCACAGTGGATGCTAGTGCGAAAAGACTTGAGGAGCTTGCAGAagaattaaacaaaaaccagCTAACTAATCGGCGTCATGAAGCAGCACATGAACTTATGAGTGCTCACACTGGTTTGGAAATACCCCAGCTAGCTCAAGAATTGATTCAACTAGAAAGGCACTATAACCATTTTGCTAAAGCatatcatcttcttcttcaagaaaTACATAGGCGGCAAGCTTACGAAAAACGGGTACGCTCTGTAGTCGATAATCTTGTGTATAAACTAGAACAAGAGCAGCAGACTGAAACTAAATCACGCATCGATTTTTGCACACAGTACGGTGATTACTTGCCCCAAACATTATGGAATGCAGTTACAGACCCACCTCTACATTTCGAAATAATAGAGCATCAGTATACTGAGCTGCCAAATGTAAAAATACCTGCCGacaaaaaggtaaaaaaagacaaaaccAGCAACAACCATTGA
- the mam4 gene encoding protein-S isoprenylcysteine O-methyltransferase Mam4: protein MPNIHTSDQVALISATSSLLGLVIGSGCILSILTKSRVSAFVAVLGIFHELEFYITAQFQGPQLSWDSFVLNNGAAYWIAMSIGVLEYYFTNGSSISKILSWLHLPSCALSWIPWVYTSLAIILVTSGQLLRSYAMVHAGKSFSHHIASEKRQEHSLVKSGVYHYVRHPSYVGFFVWAIGTQLLLKNFFSLVAFGAVLWDFFSKRITGEEMYLVKFFGEEYKDYRRKTPSGIPFIP from the coding sequence atgcCAAACATTCATACATCAGATCAAGTAGCCTTAATAAGTGCTACAAGTTCCCTTTTAGGACTGGTCATTGGATCTGGGTGCATTTTGAGTATACTGACGAAATCAAGAGTCAGTGCTTTTGTTGCAGTGTTGGGAATCTTTCATGAACTAGAATTCTATATTACAGCTCAGTTTCAGGGCCCTCAGTTGTCTTGggattcttttgttttaaacAATGGGGCAGCATATTGGATTGCTATGTCCATTGGTGTATTAGAATACTACTTTACTAATGGGTCGagtatttcaaaaatcttGTCTTGGCTTCATTTGCCTTCGTGCGCCCTGTCGTGGATTCCTTGGGTATACACAAGTTTAGCAATTATATTGGTTACTTCGGGACAATTACTTCGATCATACGCTATGGTACACGCTGGTAAATCATTCTCTCATCACATTGCTAGTGAAAAAAGACAGGAGCATAGTCTTGTTAAGTCTGGTGTTTATCATTATGTTCGCCATCCTTCATATGTTGGATTTTTCGTTTGGGCAATAGGAACGCAActccttttgaagaatttcttttccttggTAGCTTTCGGTGCCGTCCTTTGGGATTTCTTTAGCAAGCGAATTACTGGAGAAGAGATGTACTTGGTCAAATTTTTTGGTGAAGAATATAAAGATTATCGGAGAAAAACACCATCTGGGATTCCTTTTATTCCTTAA
- the caa1 gene encoding cytoplasmic aspartate aminotransferase Caa1 — protein MSDFGFDELIEAQPDAIFKLNALYNQDEDPSKVNMSIGAYRDNNGKPWILPVVKKASEIVEKDPNYNHEYMPIAGFGQFTKAAAEILFKPNDHLLKEDRICSIQSVSGTGANFSAARFIAEQYAQKNGAAVYISNPTWPVHRTLWESVNVKVETYPYWDAKNRRFDFEGTMDVMKSAPEGSIFLLHACAHNPTGIDPTREQWKSMFEALLARKHLVVFDIAYQGFASGDLDRDSWALNEFAKSNKDFFVCQSFAKNMGLYGERTGCLHYVAKNSTVKRKMQSVLCLIQRNTISNPPAYGARIAAAILGNPELFEQWKEDLRTMSSRINEMRSHLRDSLVALKTPGTWDHITDQIGMFSFTGLTPAQVQFCQEKYHLYFSANGRISMAGLNSSNVDHVAKAFDHAVRSVN, from the coding sequence ATGTcagattttggatttgatgAATTGATTGAAGCTCAGCCTGATGccattttcaaattaaaCGCTTTATACAACCAAGATGAAGACCCTTCAAAGGTGAACATGAGTATTGGTGCTTACCGTGACAATAACGGAAAGCCATGGATTTTGCCTGTTGTTAAGAAGGCTTCTgaaattgttgaaaaagacCCCAACTACAATCACGAATACATGCCTATTGCTGGTTTTGGTCAGTTTACAAAGGCTGCTGCTGAAATCCTGTTCAAGCCCAACGACCACTTATTGAAGGAAGACCGCATTTGTTCCATCCAATCTGTGTCTGGTACTGGAGCTAATTTTTCGGCTGCTAGATTTATAGCTGAACAATATGCGCAAAAGAATGGAGCTGCCGTTTACATTTCGAACCCAACTTGGCCCGTTCATCGCACTCTCTGGGAAAGTGTCAATGTAAAGGTTGAGACTTATCCTTATTGGGATGCAAAAAACCGAAGATTTGATTTCGAAGGAACTATGGATGTAATGAAATCTGCTCCTGAAGGCAGcatttttttacttcatGCTTGTGCTCATAATCCTACGGGAATTGACCCCACTAGGGAACAGTGGAAATCTATGTTTGAGGCTCTTCTTGCCCGTAAGCACTTGGTTGTGTTTGACATTGCTTACCAAGGATTTGCTAGTGGTGATTTGGACCGTGATTCTTGGGCCTTGAATGAGTTTGCCAAATCCaataaagatttctttGTCTGTCAATCTTTCGCCAAGAACATGGGTTTGTATGGTGAGCGTACTGGTTGCCTTCACTACGTCGCTAAAAATAGCACCGTAAAACGCAAAATGCAGTCTGTGCTTTGTCTCATTCAACGCAACACTATTTCGAATCCTCCTGCTTATGGTGCCCGTATCGCCGCTGCAATTTTAGGAAACCCCGAACTTTTCGAACAATGGAAGGAAGACTTACGAACTATGTCTTCGCGTATTAATGAAATGCGTTCTCATTTACGTGATTCTCTCGTAGCTTTGAAGACTCCTGGTACTTGGGATCACATAACTGATCAAATCGGAATGTTTTCCTTTACTGGGTTGACCCCTGCTCAAGTCCAATTCTGTCAAGAAAAGTATCACCTTTACTTCAGTGCCAATGGTCGTATTTCTATGGCTGGTCTCAACAGTTCCAATGTTGACCATGTTGCCAAGGCTTTTGATCACGCAGTTCGTTCAGTCAACTAG
- a CDS encoding mitochondrial ABC1 kinase family protein — translation MFTRIGIRSSLASRNVKLMNPLTQGSSRCFYSNFSSFKQTSSKRSTWAKRLVWMGSLGTGVYIWDNYYNANALTRSIRTVYTAIIIAADYKFNFNEERADRIEALHERVAHRLVNMVSKNGGLYIKMGQIVAMQSANLPPVYGQAFKGMFDDAPQIGWDEVSEIIKTQYHRPAEEVFATIEKAASASASIAQVHEATLRSGEKVAVKVQKPSVSKQMNWDLLVYKCMMYVYDKWIFHIPLYFTVDYVSERLRSEINFVVEAEATRSSREAINETNFLKGNVYVPKVYDELSGEKIMVTEWIDGIPLYNQEALSNAGFSKKQILGSLFYFLSFQMFCTKQVHCDPHPGNIVVRKVGRQPQVVILDHGLYVHESESFRKSFALLFSAVYAFDRAAVMKVMHSWGVTEPDVFANRMLNIPVDGDSNEDSEPKSQQKLFEEQLSRRARFVNFLNDCHRLPQELLMLGRCIMLIQKNNQMFGYPVNSLAIMGDVASRYVENKPSPRWYQKLFSSVYWFFQNIFFPGDFRVPEIPE, via the coding sequence ATGTTTACTCGGATAGGAATTCGTTCATCATTAGCATCACGAAATGTAAAATTGATGAATCCTTTGACTCAAGGATCGTCTCGTTGTTTTTACagcaatttttcttcttttaaacaAACCTCCAGCAAACGTTCAACATGGGCCAAGAGACTAGTTTGGATGGGGAGTCTTGGAACAGGAGTTTACATTTGGGACAATTACTATAATGCCAACGCTTTGACTCGGAGTATTCGGACTGTGTATACAGCTATAATTATTGCAGCGGATTACAAATTTAACTTCAATGAGGAACGAGCTGATCGAATTGAGGCTTTACATGAGCGAGTTGCTCATCGCTTGGTCAATATGGTTTCCAAAAATGGAGGCCTTTATATCAAAATGGGACAGATCGTTGCCATGCAATCGGCTAATCTTCCTCCTGTCTACGGGCAGGCTTTCAAAGGAATGTTTGACGATGCTCCACAAATCGGATGGGATGAAGTTTCTGAAATCATTAAAACCCAATACCACAGACCCGCAGAAGAAGTTTTTGCTACAATCGAAAAAGCAGCTTCGGCAAGTGCTAGCATAGCTCAAGTACATGAGGCTACTCTCCGATCTGGAGAAAAAGTAGCCGTGAAGGTGCAAAAACCATCTGTTTCGAAGCAGATGAACTGGGACTTATTGGTTTATAAATGTATGATGTATGTTTATGACAAATGGATATTTCACATTCCCTTATACTTCACCGTGGACTATGTTTCAGAACGACTTCGGTCGGAGATAAATTTCGTTGTTGAAGCCGAAGCGACGCGGTCAAGCCGCGAAGCAATAAATGAGACAAACTTTCTAAAAGGAAATGTCTATGTCCCAAAAGTATATGACGAACTCTCTGGAGAAAAGATTATGGTTACGGAGTGGATTGATGGAATTCCCCTTTATAACCAAGAAGCATTGTCCAATGCTGGATTCagtaaaaagcaaatccTCGGTagcttgttttattttctttcttttcaaatgtTCTGTACGAAGCAAGTGCATTGTGACCCTCATCCAGGTAATATAGTCGTGCGCAAAGTAGGCCGTCAGCCTCAGGTAGTCATTTTAGATCACGGGTTATATGTACATGAATCTGAGTCTTTTCGCAAAAGTTTTGCTCTCTTATTTAGTGCTGTTTATGCGTTTGACCGAGCTGCTGTAATGAAAGTCATGCATTCCTGGGGTGTTACGGAGCCCGATGTTTTTGCAAATCGAATGTTGAATATTCCCGTTGATGGTGATTCTAACGAAGATTCGGAACCAAAATCTCAACAGAAGTTGTTTGAAGAGCAACTTAGTCGAAGAGCAAGGTTTGTGAACTTTTTAAACGATTGTCATCGTTTGCCTCAGGAATTGTTGATGCTTGGTCGCTGTATCATGCTcattcaaaagaacaatCAAATGTTTGGGTACCCGGTAAATAGTCTAGCAATTATGGGAGATGTTGCTAGTCGATATGTGGAGAACAAACCTTCGCCTCGTTGGTACCAGAAGCTATTTTCATCCGTATATTggtttttccaaaacataTTTTTCCCTGGGGACTTTCGGGTCCCTGAGATTCCCGAATAA
- a CDS encoding UPF0300 family protein 1: protein MLASSDHSQKHTQSIYQKIVDTFCNVLFCCVSCDSCELSCQECNCEDPSVEIAYADIDIPTETRFLLLNSLPWIPNICEVLRLTEFELPDCYDIPNPFTQGSLSSVFHTFSGTYLKHRYELDERGFSMPDKIYHFAQYNRCAEENVKLLLKSHRSLFNHLCEYLRAGPVPISVLIHHVMLFQFYPPAVQECLWIAVEHYLSNYDYNHTKLLKLALQNRLGCIRMYLVSPNDIYALKGKKDWVAVARPNFLNYLQLQLPLCESSLPYELHGFETMLHSASSEADIAWLSMMHCVGNNGHAFPIHMYMNTKDAVFEGNVPESGLFLYDTDAVLFKKDSFIRGFYDFCNQLLLDMCKCRQYYTEKDLDDFISIRPLPSSNPNTHPDSIFNESNSSTLKQSRTHLTYSDSTKDSSEDNISKCESLRYPASHSS, encoded by the coding sequence ATGTTAGCCAGCTCTGATCATTCTCAGAAACACACGCAGTCGATTTACCAGAAAATTGTAGACACCTTTTGCAATGTTTTATTCTGTTGTGTATCCTGTGATAGCTGTGAATTAAGCTGCCAAGAGTGCAATTGTGAAGACCCATCAGTCGAAATTGCGTATGCCGATATTGACATACCAACAGAAACTCGCTTCCTGCTTCTGAACTCTCTTCCTTGGATTCCTAATATCTGTGAAGTGTTAAGACTAACCGAGTTTGAACTTCCGGATTGTTATGATATTCCAAACCCGTTTACGCAAGGTTCTCTAAGCAGTGTTTTTCATACGTTCAGTGGTACTTATCTAAAACATAGGTACGAATTGGATGAGCGTGGTTTTTCTATGCCAGACAAAATATATCACTTTGCACAATATAATAGGTGTGCTGAGGAAAATGTGAAACTGCTACTCAAAAGCCACCGTAGCTTATTTAATCATCTTTGTGAATATCTTCGTGCTGGCCCCGTTCCCATTTCGGTTTTGATTCACCATGTTATgttatttcaattttatcCTCCAGCAGTTCAGGAATGTCTTTGGATTGCTGTTGAGCATTATCTCTCAAATTATGACTACAATCATACCAAACTACTAAAACTTGCTTTACAAAATAGACTTGGCTGTATACGCATGTATCTTGTCAGCCCTAACGATATCTACGCGCTTAAAGGAAAGAAGGATTGGGTTGCTGTTGCACGTCCCAATTTTTTGAACTATCTCCAGCTACAATTACCGTTATGCGAGAGCAGTCTTCCATACGAACTACATGGCTTTGAAACAATGCTGCATTCCGCGTCCTCCGAAGCTGACATTGCCTGGTTATCTATGATGCATTGTGTAGGAAACAACGGTCATGCTTTTCCCATTCATATGTATATGAACACAAAGGATGCCGTGTTTGAAGGAAATGTCCCAGAATCCGGCCTTTTTCTGTATGATACGGATGCagttttatttaaaaaagattcttttattcGAGGGTTTTACGACTTTTGTAACCAATTACTCCTGGACATGTGCAAATGTCGGCAATACTACACAGAAAAAGACCTGGATGATTTTATCTCAATTCGACCGTTGCCCAGCTCAAATCCCAACACGCATCCTGACTCTATTTTCAATGAGTCTAACAGTAGTACTTTAAAACAAAGCAGGACGCATTTGACTTATTCAGATTCTACCAAGGACTCATCTGAGGATAATATCTCAAAATGTGAATCGTTAAGATATCCTGCTTCTCATAGTAGTtaa
- the igo1 gene encoding serine/threonine protein phosphatase inhibitor, endosulfine Igo1 yields MTSGNPEKTVDITKLSPEEQKLFRLYGRLPQRKDLLVQKLQQGRKYFDSGDYALNKAGKASDAGITCIGKEIPSPETIPHRIAVTGSPSKEPSIHVKRPTDSAPSEVSSRRESIVRHFDDDNDDNLTHENKSSE; encoded by the exons ATGACATCGGGTAATCCAGAGAAAACGGTGGACATAACG AAGCTCAGCCCTGAGGAACAAAAGCTGTTCCGGCTTTATGGAAGACTTCCGCAGCGTAAAGACCTTTTAGTTCAGAAATTACAG caaggaagaaagtaTTTCGATTCTGGCGATTATGCATTAAATAAAGCTGGCAAGGCATCCGATGCCGGCATAACCTgtattggaaaagaaatacctTCTCCAGAAACAATTCCTCATAGGATTGCGGTTACTGGCTCTCCGTCGAAAGAACCATCAATTCACGTCAAGCGTCCAACGGATTCGGCACCAAGTGAAGTCAGTAGTCGAAGAGAGTCAATAGTCCGACACTTCGACGATGACAATGATGATAATCTAACTCACGAGAATAAGAGTTCTGAATAG
- a CDS encoding mitochondrial pyruvate dehydrogenase (lipoamide) phosphatase gives MGYFTSKSARGISYLKQVSITTAIVSSIGYAAYHLREQNAVQLDPPNTTYSNPSKVRLPPKDPESINSRLREYEKTVFVNRDGIARYDFNQLASNDPCEDDHVESVSKEIDDGNWYFWGVFDGHSGWNTSLYLRQHLVPAVVDELRKTAMTAMKNNACPSALSYERSLCNAFENLDNHIVHENISTVFKNPKSVQNAARLLLPAVSGSCALLTAYSAKSKTLQVACTGDSRAVLGEQTSSGSWNAVPLSRDQTGANPDEAARLEVEHPGETVLRNNRILGRLMPSRAFGDARFKWSRQVSERLHKEYFSAVPIPVKSPPYVTAVPEVETVRVDSKKHKFLIMASDGLWDTMSSERAVELVGQWMNSDFGKKPASENFSSSTLNLFNWFHKASPVVDENAATHLVRNALGGKDETISALLTLTYPLSRRYRDDLTVTVVFFEENEAA, from the exons ATGGGATATTTCACCTCAAAGTCGGCTAGGGGCATTAGTTATCTCAAGCAAGTCTCCATTACTACTGCCattgtttcttcaatagGATATGCCGCATATCATCTACGTGAACAAAATGCTGTTCAATTAGATCCACCGAATACAACTTATTCAAATCCGTCAAAGGTTCGATTACCACCTAAGGACCCTGAAAGTATTAACAGTCGTTTGCGGGAATATGAAAAGACCGTTTTTGTAAATCGAGATGGTATCGCCAGATATGACTTTAATCAATTAGCAAGTAACGATCCTTGTGAGGACGACCACGTGGAGTCGGTTTCGAAGGAGATTGACGATGGGAATTGGTACTTCTGGGGTGTTTTTGATGGTCACTCTGGCTGGAATACTTCTCTGTACTTGCGTCAGCATCTAGTCCCAGCAGTAGTCGATGAACTAAGGAAAACAGCAATGACAGCGATGAAGAATAATGCATGTCCTTCTGCTTTAAGCTACGAGCGATCTTTGTGCAATGCGTTTGAGAATTTGGATAATCATATTGTACATGAAAACATTTCAACTGTAttcaaaaatccaaaatctgTACAAAATGCGGCTCGTTTATTGCTACCAGCAGTTTCCGGTTCTTGTGCTCTTTTAACTGCATATTCTGCAAAGTCAAAGACTCTGCAAGTTGCTTGCACCGGCGACTCGCGAGCTGTATTGGGTGAACAAACTTCCTCTGGAAGCTGGAATGCTGTTCCATTAAGCCGCGACCAAACAGGTGCAAATCCAGACGAAGCTGCGCGTTTGGAAGTCGAACATCCTGGTGAAACTGTTCTACGCAACAACCGTATACTTGGGCGTTTAATGCCTTCCCGAGCA TTTGGTGATGCTAGATTTAAATGGTCTCGACAAGTCAGTGAACGTTTGCATAAAGAGTACTTTTCAGCTGTCCCCATTCCCGTAAAATCCCCTCCATACGTAACAGCTGTTCCTGAGGTGGAAACAGTTAGGGTCGATTCTAAGAAACATAAATTCCTTATTATGGCTTCGGATGGTCTATGGGACACAATGTCTAGTGAACGAGCAGTCGAGCTAGTCGGCCAATGGATGAATTCagactttggaaaaaagcCTGCCTCTGAGAACTTTTCGTCAAGTACGTTGAACCTATTCAATTGGTTCCATAAAGCATCACCAGTTGTGGATGAAAATGCTGCTACCCATCTTGTCCGCAACGCGTTAGgtggaaaagatgaaacaaTTTCAGCTCTTCTTACTTTGACCTATCCTCTCTCCAGAAGGTATAGAGACGATCTTACAGTAACGGTGGTgttctttgaagaaaatgaagcgGCTTGA
- the alg13 gene encoding N-acetylglucosaminyldiphosphodolichol N-acetylglucosaminyltransferase Alg13, protein MKAFVTVGSTRFDELVSSVLHAETQYQLLQHGITQLIVQFGNGKEAFGTPKPIKGISISGFDYAPEIGSYIDSSSIVISHAGAGSILQCLRAQKPLIVVPNESLMDNHQLELANKLASLDYLITCSYRDLAQGVEALFSTKLKPFPEPEYSAFRNVLSDVLIN, encoded by the coding sequence atgaAGGCGTTTGTTACCGTCGGTTCTACAAGATTTGATGAACTTGTTTCTAGCGTCTTACATGCTGAGACACAGTACCAGCTCTTACAGCATGGAATCACTCAATTAATTGTTCAATTTGGAAACGGTAAAGAGGCTTTTGGAACTCCAAAACCTATTAAAGGAATTTCCATATCCGGATTCGACTATGCACCCGAAATTGGATCATACATTGACTCGTCTTCGATTGTTATTTCTCATGCCGGTGCAGGTAGTATTCTTCAATGCTTGCGCGCTCAGAAGCCTCTCATCGTTGTACCAAATGAATCTTTGATGGATAATCATCAGCTTGAGCTTGCAAATAAGCTGGCTTCTTTGGATTATCTGATAACATGTTCTTATAGAGATCTTGCTCAGGGAGTTGAGGCCTTATTCAGTACAAAGCTAAAGCCATTTCCTGAGCCTGAATATTCTGCTTTCCGAAATGTACTTAGTGATGTTTTAATTAACTAA